One genomic segment of Sphingomonas sp. JUb134 includes these proteins:
- the phoA gene encoding alkaline phosphatase: protein MKTRIVAAALAALASQSAVAQDAVPDLSRAARGDVREPGGARRLPGDMRETYAKLAADGVVRNVILLIGDGMGDSEITVARNYAEGAGGYFKGIDALPFTGQYTHYSLDRQTGKPNYVTDSAASATAWASGVKSYNGAIGVDIHGKPHQTLIERAKAAGYATGDVSTAAIQDATPGAQIAHVLQRNCFAPAETSKSCPQNALEKGGAGSITEQLLDTRADLVLGGGAESFEEAAKAGKWKGKTLFQQAQARGFRVVRTAAELDAVTRADDKQPLIGLFAPGNMPVRWTGPKASFHGNLDKPAVTCQPNAARTATTPTLAAMTQKAIALLKNKPKGFFLQVEGASIDKEDHAANPCGQIGETVDLDEAVQVALEFAKADGHTLVIVTADHAHTSQIVGNGTRAPGLTAALNTREGGVMTVNYGTAEEGSQGHTGTQLRIAAYGPRAVNVSGLLDQTDLHYIIRDALGLR, encoded by the coding sequence ATGAAAACGCGCATCGTCGCCGCAGCGCTCGCTGCCCTCGCCAGCCAATCCGCCGTCGCCCAGGACGCCGTACCCGATCTGTCGCGGGCAGCGCGCGGGGACGTGCGTGAGCCCGGGGGTGCCCGGCGGCTGCCGGGCGACATGCGCGAGACCTATGCGAAGCTGGCCGCCGATGGCGTGGTGCGCAACGTCATCCTGCTGATTGGCGACGGCATGGGCGATTCCGAGATCACGGTCGCGCGCAACTATGCAGAAGGTGCAGGCGGCTATTTCAAGGGCATCGATGCGCTGCCCTTCACCGGCCAATACACGCATTATTCGCTCGACCGGCAGACGGGAAAACCGAACTACGTCACCGATAGCGCCGCGTCCGCCACCGCCTGGGCATCGGGCGTGAAGAGCTACAATGGCGCGATCGGGGTCGACATCCACGGCAAGCCCCACCAGACGCTGATCGAGCGCGCCAAGGCGGCAGGCTATGCCACCGGCGACGTTTCCACCGCAGCGATCCAGGACGCCACGCCGGGCGCACAAATCGCGCACGTCCTCCAGCGCAACTGCTTCGCCCCGGCGGAAACCAGCAAGAGCTGCCCGCAGAACGCACTGGAGAAGGGCGGCGCGGGCTCGATCACCGAGCAGCTGCTCGACACGCGCGCCGACCTGGTGCTGGGCGGCGGCGCCGAAAGCTTCGAGGAGGCGGCAAAAGCCGGCAAGTGGAAGGGCAAGACGCTGTTCCAGCAGGCGCAGGCCCGTGGATTCCGCGTGGTGCGCACCGCCGCCGAGCTGGACGCGGTCACCCGCGCCGACGACAAGCAGCCGCTGATCGGCCTGTTCGCGCCGGGCAACATGCCGGTGCGCTGGACCGGACCCAAGGCCAGCTTCCACGGCAACCTCGACAAGCCGGCGGTCACCTGCCAGCCGAATGCCGCGCGCACCGCAACCACGCCGACGCTAGCGGCGATGACGCAAAAGGCGATCGCGCTGCTCAAGAACAAGCCCAAGGGCTTCTTCCTGCAGGTCGAGGGTGCCTCGATCGACAAGGAAGATCATGCCGCCAACCCCTGCGGTCAGATCGGCGAGACCGTCGACTTGGACGAGGCGGTGCAGGTCGCGCTGGAGTTCGCCAAGGCCGACGGCCACACGCTGGTGATCGTTACCGCCGACCATGCCCACACCAGCCAGATCGTCGGCAACGGCACGCGCGCACCCGGCCTGACCGCCGCGCTCAACACGCGTGAAGGCGGCGTGATGACGGTCAACTACGGCACTGCCGAGGAAGGCTCCCAGGGGCATACCGGCACCCAGCTGCGTATCGCCGCCTATGGCCCGCGCGCGGTGAACGTGAGCGGCCTGCTCGATCAGACCGACCTCCACTACATCATCCGCGACGCGCTAGGCTTGCGGTAA
- a CDS encoding CYTH and CHAD domain-containing protein: protein MKLDLTGAAADALEAAGILPQTPKIRQMRAVYHDTPEQDLAQAGVSLRIRAAGDERIQTVKADGAGNTGLFARSEWETPVNGDAPILDDTSAVKALLGDRIQAITPQFEVHVERRAWVVTQDDAEIEVVLDRGEVLGGDRRDAICELELELKEGAPAALFALARKIDDIVPVRLGVLTKAERGYRLAEPVRSVFKAEPVALDAGMTAARGFQHIAQACLRQFRLNEAVLLTDPTPEALHQARVALRRLRSAFSIFKPLFSVEPSADPLREDLRWLAGELGHARDLDVLLGRAPGGALHERIRTAREEAYAHVDAALRSGRVRRLMLDLTQWLTDGPWLLAATTQDRRNEPVRDFAATALERFRKAVKKQGRHLAKMDDETRHELRKSAKKLRYASEFFSSLFEARRRRYQNFVGALEELQDQLGALNDLATAPEVISRLGIGDDPEADALLGKGKRKALIGAAAEAYDALVDAKRFWL from the coding sequence TTGAAGCTCGACCTGACCGGGGCCGCCGCAGATGCTCTGGAAGCAGCCGGTATCCTGCCCCAGACCCCCAAGATCCGCCAGATGCGGGCGGTCTACCACGACACGCCCGAGCAGGACCTTGCGCAAGCCGGAGTCTCCTTGCGAATCCGCGCGGCAGGGGACGAGCGCATCCAGACCGTCAAAGCGGACGGTGCGGGAAACACGGGTCTGTTCGCACGATCCGAATGGGAGACGCCGGTCAACGGGGACGCGCCAATCCTGGACGACACCTCGGCGGTGAAGGCGTTGCTCGGAGACCGAATCCAGGCGATTACGCCGCAGTTCGAGGTCCATGTCGAACGCCGCGCCTGGGTCGTCACCCAAGACGACGCCGAGATCGAGGTCGTGCTCGATCGCGGTGAGGTTCTCGGGGGGGATCGCCGGGATGCGATCTGCGAACTGGAACTGGAGCTGAAGGAGGGCGCGCCCGCCGCGCTGTTCGCCCTCGCCAGGAAGATCGACGACATCGTTCCCGTCCGGCTTGGCGTCCTCACCAAGGCGGAGCGCGGCTACCGTCTGGCGGAGCCCGTACGCTCGGTCTTCAAGGCCGAGCCGGTCGCCTTGGATGCCGGGATGACCGCCGCTCGGGGTTTTCAGCATATTGCCCAGGCATGCCTGCGGCAGTTCCGGCTGAACGAGGCCGTCCTCCTTACCGATCCCACTCCTGAAGCGCTGCACCAGGCGCGTGTCGCGCTGCGCCGCCTTCGATCTGCCTTCTCGATCTTCAAGCCGCTGTTTTCCGTCGAACCCAGCGCCGACCCACTCCGTGAGGACCTGCGTTGGCTGGCGGGCGAACTGGGACATGCACGGGATCTGGACGTGCTCCTCGGCCGCGCCCCTGGGGGAGCGTTGCACGAGCGGATTCGAACGGCGCGCGAAGAGGCGTATGCGCATGTGGATGCTGCGCTCCGCTCAGGGCGCGTGCGCCGGCTCATGCTGGATCTGACGCAGTGGCTCACCGATGGACCCTGGCTGCTGGCCGCCACCACGCAGGACCGTCGCAACGAACCGGTACGGGACTTCGCGGCCACGGCGCTGGAGCGCTTCCGGAAAGCGGTGAAGAAGCAGGGCCGCCATCTCGCGAAGATGGACGATGAAACCCGGCATGAACTCCGCAAGAGTGCCAAAAAGCTGCGGTATGCGAGCGAGTTCTTCTCGTCCCTGTTCGAAGCGAGGCGCCGCCGCTATCAGAACTTCGTCGGGGCGCTGGAGGAGCTGCAGGACCAGCTTGGCGCCCTGAATGACCTCGCTACCGCTCCGGAGGTGATCTCAAGGCTGGGGATCGGGGACGATCCCGAAGCCGACGCCCTCCTGGGAAAGGGGAAGAGAAAGGCGCTGATCGGGGCCGCCGCAGAGGCATATGATGCGCTCGTGGATGCGAAACGCTTCTGGCTATAG
- a CDS encoding Ca2+-dependent phosphoinositide-specific phospholipase C has product MKALLLAAAALIVGGSAAPRAMNDVQTVGSHNSFKARIPAAVMAKIRALEPKLADGLDYYHLPLAQQLDAGIRQLELDIFADPKGGRYADPKGEAWARAAGERTGFDRGAMLKPGFKVFHIPDVDYLSTCPTLVRCLGEVDRWSRAHPDHLPIMITINAADTPSDRPGITTPLPLDNPELLDALDAEIRSVLPGRRLITPDEVRGGSATLRQAVRSRGWPALSAARGRIYVLLDVRAAVSELYRSGHSSLAGRAMFGWYPDGQPESAIQIVQDPLVDGDRIRNWVAEGVVVRTRTDANTVEARRRDYSKADAAMASGAQAVSTDYYRGAPNPLRTDFTVTLPQGAMARCSPVRVPEGCSLAP; this is encoded by the coding sequence GTGAAGGCACTCCTTCTTGCAGCCGCGGCACTGATTGTCGGCGGCAGCGCGGCACCCCGCGCGATGAACGACGTTCAGACCGTGGGGTCGCACAACAGCTTCAAGGCGCGCATCCCTGCCGCAGTGATGGCGAAGATCCGGGCACTCGAGCCGAAGCTGGCGGACGGGCTCGATTATTATCACCTGCCGCTTGCGCAGCAGCTCGACGCAGGGATCCGCCAGCTCGAGCTCGACATCTTCGCCGACCCGAAGGGCGGGCGGTATGCAGACCCGAAGGGCGAAGCCTGGGCGCGTGCGGCGGGTGAGCGTACCGGTTTCGATCGCGGCGCAATGCTGAAGCCGGGTTTCAAGGTCTTCCATATCCCGGATGTGGATTATCTGAGCACCTGCCCGACGCTGGTGCGCTGCCTGGGTGAGGTCGATCGCTGGTCGCGCGCCCATCCCGATCACCTGCCGATCATGATCACGATCAACGCTGCGGACACACCTTCGGACAGGCCGGGGATCACCACCCCCCTGCCCCTCGATAATCCGGAGCTGCTCGACGCGCTCGATGCCGAAATAAGGTCGGTGCTGCCGGGCAGGCGGCTGATCACACCGGACGAGGTGCGCGGGGGTAGCGCGACCCTGCGCCAGGCAGTGCGCAGCCGCGGCTGGCCAGCGCTGTCGGCGGCGCGGGGCAGGATCTACGTGCTGCTCGATGTCCGTGCCGCCGTGTCCGAGCTGTACCGCTCCGGCCACTCCTCCCTCGCCGGCCGGGCGATGTTCGGCTGGTATCCGGACGGTCAGCCCGAATCCGCGATCCAGATCGTCCAGGACCCGCTGGTCGACGGCGACCGGATCCGCAACTGGGTCGCCGAGGGCGTCGTCGTCCGTACCCGCACCGATGCCAACACCGTCGAAGCGCGCAGGCGGGACTACAGCAAGGCCGACGCGGCCATGGCAAGCGGCGCCCAAGCCGTGAGCACCGATTATTATCGTGGAGCGCCGAACCCGCTGCGCACGGACTTCACGGTTACGTTGCCGCAAGGGGCGATGGCGCGGTGCAGCCCGGTGCGCGTGCCGGAAGGATGTTCACTAGCGCCGTAG
- a CDS encoding TonB-dependent receptor — translation MSLRQRPLRATLPFTLLALGLIEPALAQTTVGETEPAATEAEPEEIVVTGSYARSLAAATETKRQAPYGVDSINSTEIGKFPAQNVAEALQLVSGVAITRPRGEGLYVTVRGLGPQFQNTLLNGRSIAINDLIENGGANGRQFRFEMLPAELVAQIDVVKTPTADMTEGALGGNIDVKTFHPLDIGTKTTLNLRGTYTTLAEKVKPNATGLTSFTTAHETFGVLIGGQYWGKEVRNDRWYQAGWNLDKFVADLGRGYYTPTRTRPTVETEERKRLSGIVSAQWRPTAELETTLDVLATRLDVAYDEYGLDIYPDDPGTSIVPGSVKLDGNTVVGATINNVRFMASREYSLNRHDLITVGLKQNWRPEGWDISGNVNWSYAHSFHPSYAEGTVRSRAMFLAPLTYDASGGYKVIPTFTTPVDVTDPANYVLYPFNIAPKNSKDWDTYARLDVGREMNGFLTKIAAGGEYHWRKRDYRRRDFNVTPAAGTPLTSLANGYEAMPVDNFLSGVSGNAPRHWVVPITSAFYDAFFTDAVANAPLTPADQRASYVVTEETASGYVRADYGFVLGAIDITGNLGVRYVHTDQVASGTLTIGTAPTPASFPQTFNNWLPSFNLRAELSPTLVGRLAASRVLTRPNVTQSAPQISVSTDAPTASGGNPELQPFLATQFDGSLEWYFSRKGSLTGALFYKAMDDYITAQNINVEIPGRGTVLLSTQVNGGDAKVYGLEAAYNQVFDFLPAPFDGLGVQASYTHTSVEANYTAGARPIEDQLIGLSKNSFNIVGFYDYGPFSARLSYVWRDKYLAGTGSTTQVPTYVDAFGSLDGNLSYRLSEKTMLSLEAINIAGAKQYSYNDDELRYGEINYWGRTILFGVRTEF, via the coding sequence ATGTCGCTACGCCAACGCCCGCTTCGGGCCACGCTGCCCTTTACCCTGCTCGCGCTCGGGTTGATCGAGCCCGCCCTTGCGCAGACCACCGTCGGAGAGACCGAGCCGGCCGCGACCGAAGCGGAGCCGGAGGAAATCGTCGTGACCGGCTCCTATGCGCGCAGTCTGGCCGCAGCCACGGAAACGAAGCGACAGGCACCCTATGGCGTGGACTCGATCAACTCGACCGAGATCGGCAAATTCCCTGCTCAGAACGTCGCGGAGGCACTGCAACTGGTCTCCGGCGTCGCCATCACCCGCCCGCGCGGAGAAGGGCTGTACGTCACGGTGCGTGGCTTGGGACCGCAATTCCAGAACACGCTGCTGAACGGCCGCTCGATCGCTATCAACGACTTGATCGAGAATGGCGGCGCCAACGGCCGCCAGTTCCGGTTCGAGATGCTGCCGGCCGAACTCGTCGCTCAGATCGACGTGGTGAAGACCCCGACCGCCGACATGACGGAAGGCGCGCTGGGCGGAAACATCGACGTGAAGACCTTCCACCCGCTGGATATCGGGACCAAGACTACGCTCAACCTGCGGGGCACCTACACGACGCTGGCGGAGAAGGTGAAGCCGAACGCCACCGGCCTCACCAGCTTCACCACCGCCCACGAGACGTTCGGTGTCCTGATCGGCGGGCAATATTGGGGCAAGGAGGTCCGCAACGACCGCTGGTACCAGGCCGGTTGGAACCTCGACAAGTTCGTCGCAGACCTTGGCAGGGGCTATTACACCCCGACGCGCACCCGTCCGACCGTCGAGACCGAAGAGCGCAAGCGCCTCTCCGGCATCGTCTCGGCTCAGTGGCGGCCCACAGCCGAACTGGAGACGACGCTTGACGTGCTCGCGACCCGGCTCGACGTCGCCTATGACGAATATGGCCTCGACATCTACCCGGACGATCCGGGCACCTCGATCGTGCCGGGTTCGGTCAAGCTCGATGGCAACACCGTGGTCGGGGCGACGATCAACAACGTACGCTTCATGGCCTCGCGCGAGTACAGCCTCAACCGTCACGACCTGATCACCGTCGGCCTCAAGCAGAACTGGCGGCCCGAGGGCTGGGACATTTCCGGCAACGTCAACTGGTCGTACGCGCACAGCTTCCACCCGAGCTATGCCGAAGGCACGGTGCGCAGCCGCGCGATGTTCCTCGCCCCGCTCACCTATGATGCGTCGGGCGGATACAAGGTGATCCCGACCTTCACCACGCCGGTCGATGTCACCGACCCTGCGAACTACGTCCTCTACCCGTTCAACATCGCGCCCAAGAACAGCAAGGATTGGGACACCTACGCCCGCCTGGACGTGGGTCGCGAGATGAACGGCTTCCTGACCAAGATTGCGGCCGGTGGTGAATACCACTGGCGCAAGCGCGACTATCGACGCCGCGACTTCAACGTGACGCCGGCAGCCGGAACCCCGCTGACGAGCCTTGCGAACGGCTATGAGGCGATGCCGGTCGACAACTTCCTGAGCGGCGTGTCGGGCAACGCCCCACGCCATTGGGTCGTGCCGATCACCAGCGCCTTCTATGACGCCTTCTTCACCGATGCGGTGGCGAACGCGCCCCTCACCCCCGCCGACCAGCGCGCCTCCTATGTCGTCACGGAAGAGACGGCGAGCGGCTATGTCCGCGCCGATTACGGCTTTGTGCTGGGCGCCATCGACATCACCGGCAACCTGGGCGTGCGATACGTGCATACCGACCAGGTGGCGAGCGGCACGCTCACCATCGGCACCGCTCCGACGCCGGCAAGCTTCCCGCAGACCTTCAACAACTGGCTGCCGAGCTTCAACCTGCGCGCGGAACTCAGCCCGACCCTGGTGGGACGCCTTGCGGCCAGTCGCGTGCTGACCCGGCCGAACGTCACCCAAAGCGCCCCGCAGATCAGCGTCTCCACCGACGCGCCGACTGCGAGCGGCGGCAACCCGGAACTGCAGCCGTTCCTTGCGACCCAGTTCGACGGGTCGCTGGAATGGTATTTCAGCCGCAAGGGCTCGCTCACCGGCGCGCTGTTCTACAAGGCGATGGACGATTACATCACCGCCCAGAACATCAACGTCGAGATCCCGGGACGCGGCACGGTGCTGCTGAGCACCCAGGTCAACGGAGGCGATGCCAAGGTCTATGGACTGGAAGCGGCCTACAACCAGGTGTTCGACTTCTTGCCCGCGCCGTTCGACGGCCTGGGGGTACAGGCCTCGTACACCCACACTTCCGTCGAGGCGAACTACACCGCCGGCGCCCGGCCCATCGAGGATCAGCTGATCGGTCTTTCGAAGAACAGCTTCAACATCGTCGGCTTCTATGACTACGGTCCCTTCTCCGCGCGACTTTCTTACGTGTGGCGGGACAAGTATCTCGCGGGCACCGGCAGCACGACCCAGGTTCCGACTTATGTCGATGCATTTGGATCGTTGGACGGAAACCTTTCGTACCGACTGAGCGAAAAGACGATGCTGAGCCTGGAAGCGATCAACATCGCTGGCGCAAAGCAGTATAGCTACAACGACGATGAACTTCGTTATGGTGAGATCAACTATTGGGGCCGCACCATCTTGTTCGGCGTGCGGACGGAGTTCTGA
- a CDS encoding MFS transporter: MKLNLGLLSLAIGAFGIGVTEFAPMGLLPVIAEDLNASIPAAGLLISAYALGVVLGAPLMTLTTGRVPRRALLIGLAGIFTVGNLLAAVSDTYWMLLAARVLTSFNHGAFFGVGSVVAASLVAPERRASAVAAMFMGLTIANVVGVPLATWAGEHLGWRTSFWGIAALGVATMVALRLTLPPLPAPHAGSAMAELRVLTRGPVLGALALTVIGSSAMFTVFTYIAPILREATQVSVGFVTAMLVTYGLGLTVGNWLGGRFADRSVDRTLVITLAALSAILVAFAALMSHAGPTAVLIFLWGVASFALVPPLQVRVMRAAADAPNLASAVNIGAFNLGNAFGAALGGGVIAAGLGYPLVSLAGAATSAIGLIALLINGRSHGSARKLPQERTA; encoded by the coding sequence ATGAAGCTCAACCTTGGCCTCCTGTCGCTGGCGATCGGGGCGTTCGGCATCGGCGTGACCGAGTTCGCACCCATGGGGCTACTCCCGGTCATCGCCGAAGACCTCAACGCCTCCATTCCGGCCGCCGGGCTGCTCATCAGCGCCTATGCCCTGGGCGTGGTGCTCGGCGCACCGCTGATGACGCTGACAACAGGACGGGTCCCCCGACGCGCGCTGCTGATCGGGCTGGCCGGCATTTTCACCGTCGGCAATCTGCTGGCCGCGGTATCCGATACCTATTGGATGCTGCTGGCCGCCCGCGTGCTCACCTCGTTCAACCACGGCGCGTTCTTTGGTGTCGGGTCGGTCGTGGCAGCAAGCCTTGTGGCACCCGAGCGCCGCGCAAGTGCGGTGGCGGCAATGTTCATGGGATTGACCATCGCGAACGTCGTGGGCGTACCGCTTGCGACCTGGGCGGGCGAGCACCTGGGCTGGCGCACCTCCTTCTGGGGCATTGCCGCGCTGGGCGTTGCGACCATGGTGGCGCTGCGGCTGACCCTGCCGCCCCTCCCCGCCCCGCATGCCGGCAGCGCGATGGCCGAACTGCGCGTGCTGACGCGAGGGCCCGTGCTGGGCGCGCTAGCGTTGACGGTGATTGGGTCGAGCGCCATGTTCACCGTCTTCACCTATATCGCGCCGATCCTGCGCGAGGCGACGCAGGTGTCGGTCGGTTTCGTCACTGCGATGCTGGTGACCTATGGCTTGGGCCTGACGGTTGGGAACTGGCTCGGCGGCCGCTTTGCGGACCGGTCGGTCGATCGGACGCTGGTCATCACCCTCGCCGCGCTGTCGGCGATACTCGTCGCCTTCGCTGCCTTGATGTCCCATGCCGGTCCGACCGCGGTGCTCATCTTCCTTTGGGGCGTGGCGAGCTTCGCGCTGGTGCCGCCGCTACAGGTGCGGGTGATGCGCGCCGCTGCCGACGCGCCGAACCTTGCCTCCGCAGTCAACATCGGCGCGTTCAACCTTGGCAACGCATTCGGGGCAGCACTGGGCGGCGGCGTCATCGCGGCCGGGCTGGGCTACCCGCTGGTGTCGCTCGCAGGAGCGGCAACCTCCGCAATCGGGCTGATCGCGCTGCTGATCAACGGCCGCAGCCACGGAAGCGCACGCAAACTGCCGCAGGAAAGGACGGCGTAG
- a CDS encoding TonB-dependent receptor yields the protein MLSVPASAQTAPGADAGDEEAGQEITVTGYSRSLEEAIDIKRNTIGFSDSIVATDIADFPEQNLSEALQRVPGVTIERERGLGTRVNVRGLPTEFTFVSINKLATASGSGGRDVEFDIFASELIQSVTVQKSPTAADEEGGIAGSVYIRTARPFDNPGLRLVGSAEGAYNSISEKIDPNFSFLASNTFGDFGVLVSVAKQQRSNRTDSNSGINFRPISRWTDKAGANRDQAIAVLARDAGVTFTDDMKNRIVFLDKVGDRVYQNDQDRLGLSGSIQYQPSDQFNLVFDAFAGSYDTVEDEYDAAGYSASSNSTLDTIHEFDATTLADDGIIVLRDVSYTNTQHEFLSKEYRNSTDYRQFGGEMNWQAGDWKINALGGYSGAKKTLDYANLKHVAYAPSRTRYTETGGETIPSADPDTIDMYNAPESYLFEAYETTRERIKDDKYAAQLDISREFQTPFLKRFNVGARYTNKTNERDYGEEKIQGPTRGSTAYVNKRTLADSPLESVTEIVGGKGYQARDLDWAQVSNEYARAFFRPDGFVTPFDDGQYYKVREETIAGYAMADFEFELAVPVFVNLGGRYLKTTVKSEGFHQVQNADGSTGYTDAPVSSEGSYEKFLPAINAHAELTDSLILRAAASQTLIRPALTDLAYKRTASWNSFRFTDGNPDLQPTYADQWEVGIEKYLGSGGILAASYFWKKIKGVVQSELTGVVEGVTKYNANGTIDGVYDFDVYQPVNAEGSYKVSGVELNAVIPFGMFVGWAEGFGINANVTFLDSSLTGQSDLDIATSPIGLADNTYNATVFYERGPVSLRVSYNHKGAYVERIERNMYPVYRDAYGQFDASASYQLTPNFRLELQGINIGNAKTTGYTMDPSFPTTYEFSGSRISLGVRAQF from the coding sequence TTGTTGTCCGTCCCAGCTTCTGCCCAGACGGCTCCGGGTGCGGATGCAGGCGACGAGGAAGCTGGTCAGGAAATCACCGTCACTGGCTACAGCCGCAGCCTTGAGGAAGCGATCGACATCAAGCGCAACACGATCGGCTTTTCGGATTCGATCGTCGCGACCGACATCGCCGATTTCCCGGAGCAGAACCTGTCCGAAGCGCTGCAGCGCGTTCCTGGCGTCACGATCGAACGCGAACGGGGCCTGGGCACTCGCGTGAACGTCCGCGGCCTGCCGACCGAGTTCACCTTCGTGTCGATCAACAAGCTGGCGACGGCGTCGGGCTCCGGCGGGCGCGACGTCGAGTTCGACATTTTCGCCTCCGAACTGATTCAGTCGGTGACGGTGCAGAAGTCGCCGACCGCAGCCGATGAGGAAGGCGGCATCGCCGGATCCGTCTACATCCGCACCGCCCGGCCGTTCGACAATCCCGGCCTTCGCCTCGTCGGCAGCGCCGAGGGCGCGTACAACTCGATCTCCGAGAAGATCGATCCGAACTTCTCGTTCCTGGCGAGCAACACCTTTGGCGATTTCGGCGTGCTGGTGTCGGTCGCCAAGCAGCAGCGCAGCAACCGCACCGATTCCAACTCCGGCATCAACTTCCGCCCGATCTCGCGCTGGACCGACAAGGCCGGCGCCAATCGCGATCAGGCGATCGCCGTGCTGGCGCGCGACGCCGGCGTGACCTTCACCGACGACATGAAGAACCGGATCGTGTTCCTGGATAAGGTCGGAGACCGCGTCTATCAGAACGACCAGGACCGGCTGGGGCTATCGGGTTCGATCCAGTATCAGCCCAGCGACCAGTTCAACCTCGTCTTCGACGCCTTTGCGGGCTCGTACGACACGGTCGAGGACGAATATGACGCCGCCGGCTATTCGGCATCCAGCAATTCGACGCTGGACACGATCCACGAGTTCGACGCGACCACGCTCGCCGACGACGGCATCATCGTGCTGCGCGACGTGTCCTACACCAACACCCAGCACGAGTTCCTGAGCAAGGAATACCGAAACAGCACCGACTATCGTCAGTTCGGCGGCGAGATGAACTGGCAGGCCGGCGACTGGAAGATCAATGCGCTGGGCGGCTATTCGGGCGCCAAGAAGACGCTCGATTATGCCAACCTCAAGCATGTCGCCTATGCGCCGTCGCGCACCCGCTATACCGAGACCGGCGGCGAGACGATCCCGAGCGCCGATCCCGACACGATCGACATGTACAACGCACCGGAGAGCTATCTGTTCGAGGCGTATGAGACGACGCGCGAGCGGATCAAGGACGACAAATATGCGGCCCAGCTCGACATCAGCCGCGAGTTCCAGACCCCGTTCCTGAAGCGCTTCAACGTCGGCGCCCGCTACACCAACAAGACGAACGAGCGCGACTATGGCGAGGAGAAGATCCAGGGGCCGACGCGCGGCAGCACGGCCTATGTGAACAAGCGCACGCTGGCCGACAGCCCGCTGGAGTCGGTGACGGAGATCGTCGGGGGCAAGGGATATCAGGCGCGCGACCTGGACTGGGCGCAGGTCTCCAACGAATATGCCCGCGCGTTCTTCCGGCCGGACGGCTTCGTCACGCCGTTCGACGACGGCCAGTATTACAAGGTCCGCGAAGAGACGATCGCCGGCTATGCGATGGCCGATTTTGAGTTCGAACTGGCGGTGCCGGTGTTCGTCAACCTGGGTGGCCGCTACCTGAAGACCACGGTGAAGTCGGAAGGCTTCCACCAGGTGCAGAACGCGGACGGTTCGACCGGCTACACCGACGCGCCGGTGTCGAGCGAGGGCAGCTATGAGAAATTCCTGCCCGCGATCAACGCGCACGCAGAGCTGACCGACAGCCTGATCCTGCGCGCGGCCGCGTCGCAGACGCTGATCCGCCCGGCGCTGACCGATCTCGCGTACAAGCGGACCGCAAGCTGGAACAGCTTCCGCTTCACCGACGGCAACCCGGATCTGCAGCCGACCTATGCCGACCAGTGGGAAGTCGGCATCGAGAAGTATCTCGGCAGCGGCGGCATCCTGGCGGCGTCCTATTTCTGGAAGAAGATCAAGGGCGTCGTCCAGAGCGAGCTGACCGGCGTGGTCGAGGGCGTCACCAAGTACAACGCCAACGGCACGATCGACGGCGTGTACGACTTCGACGTCTATCAGCCGGTCAACGCCGAGGGTTCGTACAAGGTGAGCGGCGTGGAGCTGAACGCGGTGATCCCGTTCGGCATGTTCGTCGGTTGGGCAGAGGGGTTCGGCATCAACGCCAACGTCACCTTCCTGGACAGCTCGCTGACCGGCCAGTCGGATCTCGATATCGCGACCTCGCCGATCGGCCTTGCCGATAACACGTACAATGCCACCGTGTTCTATGAGCGCGGGCCGGTGTCGCTGCGCGTCTCGTACAATCACAAGGGCGCCTATGTGGAGCGCATCGAGCGCAACATGTATCCGGTGTACCGCGACGCCTATGGCCAGTTCGATGCGTCAGCCAGCTACCAGCTGACCCCGAACTTCCGTCTGGAGTTGCAGGGCATCAACATCGGCAACGCCAAGACCACCGGCTACACCATGGATCCGTCCTTCCCGACCACCTACGAGTTCTCGGGAAGCCGCATCAGCCTGGGCGTGCGCGCGCAGTTCTGA